A genomic segment from uncultured Marinifilum sp. encodes:
- a CDS encoding polysaccharide pyruvyl transferase family protein, which produces MKFGLLVYWDNVRNIGEYIQSLAQVPFLPKVDKFLNKETLSEFHGEEHKLILNGWFMHYPENWPPSKSINPLFVSFHISPKTKNLLLSDKAIEFYKLHEPIGCRDHDTLELLKAKGVDAYFSGCLTLTLNKNLYIDETYRNEIIFSDVLYNMARYNPNITVKTVIRSILRTPKVFYQAIKKRQLIKKLFPEDILQKAKYIIQERSLKKYTHEERFDVATDFLKQLANAKLVVTSRLHTALPCLAFGTPVIFIDGKLSRKFDSSRLSSYTDTMLNTINMQEIQQKSAEELHQLVYKYSQKNPDTYLEYKNSLKKHVREFIKK; this is translated from the coding sequence ATGAAATTCGGATTATTAGTTTATTGGGATAATGTAAGAAATATTGGAGAATATATTCAAAGTCTGGCACAAGTTCCTTTTTTACCTAAAGTAGATAAGTTCCTCAATAAAGAAACTCTTTCTGAGTTTCATGGAGAAGAACATAAACTTATTTTAAATGGGTGGTTTATGCATTATCCTGAAAACTGGCCACCAAGTAAAAGTATTAATCCTCTTTTTGTATCATTTCATATTTCGCCTAAAACCAAAAATTTGCTGTTAAGCGATAAGGCAATTGAGTTTTATAAATTACACGAACCTATTGGCTGTAGAGATCATGATACTCTTGAATTATTAAAAGCCAAAGGCGTAGACGCTTATTTTTCGGGTTGTTTAACACTTACTCTAAATAAGAATCTGTATATAGATGAGACTTACCGCAATGAAATTATATTTAGCGATGTTTTGTACAATATGGCAAGATATAATCCGAATATTACGGTAAAAACCGTGATAAGAAGTATTCTAAGAACACCTAAAGTATTTTATCAGGCAATTAAAAAAAGACAGTTAATTAAAAAATTATTCCCCGAAGATATTCTACAAAAAGCAAAGTACATTATTCAGGAACGCAGCTTAAAAAAATATACTCACGAAGAAAGGTTCGATGTTGCCACAGATTTTTTAAAGCAATTGGCCAACGCTAAATTGGTTGTTACTTCGCGTTTACACACAGCTCTTCCCTGTTTGGCTTTTGGCACTCCGGTAATTTTTATCGACGGAAAACTAAGCCGCAAATTCGATTCCAGCAGATTAAGTAGTTATACCGATACTATGCTTAATACAATTAATATGCAGGAAATTCAGCAAAAATCGGCTGAAGAACTTCACCAACTGGTTTATAAATATTCACAGAAAAATCCGGATACTTATTTAGAATACAAAAATAGTTTAAAAAAACATGTTAGAGAATTTATTAAAAAATAA
- a CDS encoding undecaprenyl-diphosphate phosphatase yields MTWIEALILGILQGLTEFLPVSSSGHLELGKALLGVNAENNLAFTVIVHGATVLSTIIVFRKDIMALFTDVLSFEWNESTQYIAKIAVSMIPIGIVGVFFKDEVSALFDNSKILLLVGCMLLITATLLGFTYYAKQKDKEISFKDAFIIGLAQTCAILPGISRSGATIATGLLLGNKKADIAKFSFLMVLVPIIGENILSLLSGEFTSTGSLEATPLIVGFLAAFLSGLLACSWMIKLVKKGKLIYFAIYCLIIGVFAIFAG; encoded by the coding sequence ATGACTTGGATAGAAGCCCTAATTCTTGGAATACTCCAGGGACTTACCGAATTTTTGCCTGTTAGCAGCAGTGGTCATCTTGAATTGGGAAAAGCCCTTTTAGGCGTAAATGCCGAAAATAATCTTGCATTTACAGTAATTGTTCATGGCGCAACTGTGCTTAGTACAATAATTGTATTTCGAAAAGATATAATGGCTTTGTTTACCGATGTTCTAAGTTTTGAATGGAACGAATCGACACAATATATCGCTAAAATTGCTGTTTCGATGATTCCAATCGGAATTGTAGGTGTATTTTTTAAAGATGAAGTATCGGCCCTATTCGATAACAGTAAAATTCTTTTGCTGGTAGGTTGTATGTTGTTAATAACAGCTACATTATTAGGCTTTACCTATTACGCAAAACAGAAAGACAAAGAAATCTCTTTTAAGGATGCTTTTATAATAGGTTTGGCTCAAACCTGTGCTATTCTTCCAGGTATTTCTCGTTCGGGAGCAACAATTGCAACAGGCTTATTGTTGGGCAATAAAAAAGCCGATATCGCTAAATTCTCCTTCCTTATGGTTTTGGTACCCATTATTGGCGAAAATATTTTAAGCCTTTTAAGTGGTGAATTTACATCAACTGGATCTTTGGAAGCAACCCCTTTAATTGTTGGTTTCCTTGCTGCTTTTCTGTCGGGATTACTAGCTTGCAGCTGGATGATAAAATTGGTAAAAAAAGGTAAACTAATCTATTTTGCAATTTATTGCCTAATTATCGGAGTATTTGCTATTTTTGCAGGCTAA
- a CDS encoding DUF3098 domain-containing protein, with the protein MNKRDNKPGFALGKENYKLIIIGFAIIIIGFLLMMGGGSDDPNVFDESIFSFRRITLAPLVVLFGFAFEIYAIMKKPKNSN; encoded by the coding sequence ATGAATAAACGAGATAATAAACCTGGTTTTGCTCTTGGAAAAGAGAACTACAAACTAATTATAATAGGATTTGCAATCATCATTATCGGATTCTTATTAATGATGGGTGGCGGTTCCGACGATCCAAACGTATTTGACGAAAGTATATTTAGTTTTAGACGAATTACTCTCGCTCCTTTGGTTGTACTTTTCGGCTTTGCATTCGAAATTTATGCCATTATGAAAAAGCCAAAAAATTCGAATTAG
- a CDS encoding polysaccharide biosynthesis C-terminal domain-containing protein encodes MGIIRQQTIKGSFISYLGAILGFINTGILLPRFFEADQIGLLNWIGPMATIVAQFSSLGFNNVTARLFPYFRNENRNHNGYLFILFWVGMAGFALALVSYFILQPVAVNAYQDASPLYLDYLVYLIPLVFFTLFYNLFDSYNRVMYDAVSGTFFRDIVFKILNLTIILLFWQNVIDFSQFVLFYVIAYCSPTVFLFLLLWFRGQISFASNLKFIRPNLKKSMISVALYGIVNGLSDKLANHIDKIMIVSAVGLGANGIYATMANFGVLVSMPARTLRKIASTVIAEAWKKKDLKTIAQIYSQSGLHQFMVGCLLFIGIWVNIDNILEIVSYKFIDGKYVILFIGIGHVIQMLSGVSGVILQSSPYYKMQTVFISIYGVLVIITNIIMIPIWGINGAAIASVSATFIFNLLKYLFLLKKYKLQPFNYKYLLVILISLIAYYSGYILPKQDWFAVDIVLRSVIVAALYLLLSFVFKISVDFNYFVKKIVGIK; translated from the coding sequence TTGGGAATTATACGTCAACAAACCATTAAAGGATCGTTTATATCTTATTTAGGAGCTATTTTAGGTTTTATAAATACTGGTATTTTGCTGCCAAGGTTTTTCGAAGCCGATCAAATTGGTTTACTCAACTGGATTGGACCAATGGCGACTATTGTGGCTCAGTTTTCTTCTTTAGGATTTAACAATGTTACAGCACGCTTGTTTCCGTATTTTAGAAACGAGAACCGAAATCATAACGGATATCTTTTTATTCTATTTTGGGTAGGAATGGCAGGTTTTGCACTAGCTTTAGTTAGCTATTTTATTTTGCAACCTGTTGCTGTTAATGCATATCAGGATGCTTCGCCATTGTATCTCGATTATTTAGTTTACCTTATTCCATTGGTGTTTTTTACATTATTTTACAATTTATTCGACAGCTATAATCGTGTAATGTACGATGCTGTTTCGGGTACTTTTTTCAGGGATATTGTATTTAAAATATTAAACCTTACAATTATATTGCTGTTTTGGCAGAATGTTATTGACTTTTCGCAATTTGTTCTTTTTTATGTAATTGCTTATTGTTCGCCTACTGTATTTTTATTTTTGCTTTTATGGTTTAGGGGGCAAATATCTTTTGCATCTAATTTAAAATTCATTCGCCCGAATTTAAAAAAGTCCATGATTAGTGTTGCTTTGTATGGAATTGTAAATGGCTTAAGCGATAAGCTTGCCAATCATATCGATAAAATTATGATTGTAAGTGCTGTCGGACTTGGTGCAAATGGTATTTATGCAACTATGGCTAATTTTGGGGTTTTGGTATCGATGCCAGCACGAACTTTACGAAAAATTGCCAGTACGGTAATTGCCGAAGCATGGAAAAAGAAAGATTTAAAAACTATTGCTCAGATTTATTCACAAAGTGGATTGCATCAATTTATGGTAGGATGCCTTTTATTTATTGGTATTTGGGTAAATATTGATAATATACTTGAGATTGTAAGCTATAAATTTATTGATGGTAAATATGTTATTCTGTTTATAGGAATTGGCCATGTAATTCAAATGCTTTCGGGCGTAAGTGGAGTAATACTTCAATCTTCGCCATACTATAAAATGCAGACAGTATTTATTAGTATTTATGGTGTTTTAGTAATAATCACCAATATTATTATGATTCCTATATGGGGAATTAACGGAGCGGCTATTGCTTCTGTTTCAGCAACTTTTATTTTTAATTTACTAAAATATTTGTTCTTGCTTAAAAAATATAAACTACAACCTTTTAATTATAAGTATCTATTGGTCATATTAATTTCTTTAATAGCCTATTATTCAGGCTATATATTGCCAAAACAAGATTGGTTTGCTGTTGATATTGTATTGCGTTCAGTTATAGTTGCTGCTTTGTATTTACTGTTATCTTTTGTTTTTAAGATATCAGTAGATTTTAATTATTTTGTGAAAAAAATAGTTGGAATAAAATAA
- a CDS encoding lysophospholipid acyltransferase family protein yields MTRILYYLFLKPLSLLPMGVLYLISDILFVLNNYVIRYRKKLILKNIQNSFPEKDSKEHKAITKAFNRFFCDLIVESIKCFSMSAKEAEKRCRIINPNALDHLFAKKKSIVLAFGHYSNWEMVATGLAGSLKHKTSAIYKPLTNKFFDRKFRETRSKSGLQLVPKLATKDFLEQKKDKGYLVGFGCDQSPNRKKKNLFWTKFLNQDTAVMFGTEKYAVDYDYAVVFLYITRVKRGYYDVELKIIEENPRNAKYGSITKKHTKLLEEQIRNKPEDWLWSHKRWKLKKQEHEICH; encoded by the coding sequence ATGACCAGAATACTATATTACCTGTTTTTAAAACCTCTTTCTTTACTTCCTATGGGAGTGTTATATCTAATTTCAGATATTTTATTTGTATTAAATAATTATGTAATTAGATATCGGAAAAAACTAATTCTTAAAAACATACAAAACTCATTTCCCGAAAAAGACAGTAAAGAACATAAAGCAATTACCAAAGCATTTAATCGATTTTTCTGCGACCTTATAGTTGAAAGCATTAAGTGTTTTAGCATGAGCGCAAAAGAGGCTGAAAAAAGATGTAGAATAATTAATCCTAATGCTCTTGATCATCTATTTGCAAAAAAGAAAAGTATAGTTCTGGCTTTTGGACATTATAGCAATTGGGAAATGGTAGCTACCGGACTTGCCGGATCATTAAAACACAAAACAAGTGCGATATACAAACCTCTTACGAACAAATTTTTCGATAGAAAATTTAGAGAAACCCGATCGAAATCTGGATTACAATTGGTTCCTAAACTTGCTACAAAAGATTTTTTAGAACAGAAAAAAGACAAAGGCTATCTGGTTGGTTTTGGCTGTGATCAATCTCCCAATAGAAAAAAGAAAAACCTGTTTTGGACAAAGTTTTTAAATCAGGACACTGCTGTAATGTTTGGAACAGAAAAATATGCTGTCGATTACGATTATGCCGTTGTATTTCTTTATATCACAAGAGTTAAAAGAGGATATTACGATGTTGAATTAAAAATTATTGAAGAAAATCCCCGCAATGCTAAATATGGTAGTATTACCAAAAAACATACAAAATTGCTTGAAGAGCAAATTCGTAACAAACCTGAAGACTGGTTGTGGAGCCATAAAAGATGGAAATTGAAAAAACAGGAACATGAAATATGCCACTAA
- a CDS encoding permease-like cell division protein FtsX: MAYKEKGTKRRLRSSYITSVISISLVLFMLGLMGLLILNANQLSNYVKENIGVSIILKDNVKEVEIRKLQKTLDATEYVKATEFVAKETAAKELQKELGEDFISFLGYNPLKATIDVKLYAEYANPDSIAFIEKDFTRYNQVQEVYYQKSLVHLVNENVKRISLIILAFSGLLFVISFTLINNTIRLSIYSQRLIINTMQLVGATRGFIRKPFMGKSLLHGILGALIANSMLSGVIYLSQKELSQVISFSNVEMVGILFLLIILLGILITWISTLFAVNKYLSLESRSLY, from the coding sequence ATGGCATACAAAGAAAAAGGCACAAAACGCCGACTCCGCTCCTCATACATCACTTCAGTTATCAGTATATCGCTGGTACTATTTATGTTAGGCCTAATGGGTTTACTGATATTAAATGCTAATCAGTTATCTAATTACGTAAAGGAAAATATCGGAGTCTCAATTATTTTAAAAGATAATGTTAAAGAAGTTGAAATAAGAAAACTTCAAAAAACTCTGGATGCAACCGAATATGTTAAAGCAACCGAATTTGTAGCTAAGGAAACTGCTGCCAAAGAACTACAAAAAGAATTGGGCGAAGATTTTATTTCATTTCTTGGTTACAATCCTCTAAAAGCAACCATAGATGTAAAATTATATGCAGAATATGCCAATCCGGATAGCATTGCATTTATCGAAAAAGATTTTACAAGATACAATCAGGTTCAGGAAGTTTACTACCAAAAATCGCTGGTTCATTTAGTAAATGAAAATGTAAAACGCATTAGTTTAATTATTCTCGCTTTTAGCGGATTATTATTCGTCATCTCATTTACTCTAATTAACAACACCATTCGCTTATCTATTTATTCTCAGCGACTTATTATTAACACCATGCAATTGGTAGGCGCTACACGCGGATTTATTAGAAAACCATTTATGGGAAAAAGTCTCTTACATGGAATTCTAGGAGCTTTAATAGCAAACTCAATGCTTTCTGGTGTTATTTACTTATCGCAAAAAGAATTAAGTCAGGTTATAAGCTTTAGCAATGTTGAAATGGTAGGCATACTGTTTTTGTTAATCATTCTGTTAGGAATACTAATTACATGGATTTCTACACTTTTTGCAGTTAATAAATATTTAAGTCTCGAATCCCGATCGCTTTATTAA